A single genomic interval of Nitratidesulfovibrio sp. SRB-5 harbors:
- a CDS encoding YlxR family protein, translating into MPTRLPNRMRSPLRRQPMARAKEPKPKRRNSTRMDEAIRGKHIPLRTCVICRRRFAKRELLRYVPPTDAAGAGAAPVPDERQILPGRGFYVCESPECRERFRKFGGWRRKRKGVQE; encoded by the coding sequence ATGCCGACGCGACTGCCGAACCGGATGCGGAGCCCGCTCCGGAGGCAGCCGATGGCGCGGGCGAAGGAACCGAAGCCGAAGCGAAGGAATAGTACGCGGATGGATGAAGCCATCCGCGGGAAGCACATACCATTACGCACCTGCGTCATATGCAGGCGCCGCTTTGCAAAGCGCGAGCTTCTGCGGTACGTCCCCCCGACGGACGCCGCCGGGGCGGGGGCAGCCCCCGTTCCGGACGAAAGGCAGATACTGCCTGGACGCGGGTTCTACGTATGCGAAAGCCCCGAATGCCGGGAGCGATTCCGGAAGTTCGGCGGCTGGAGAAGGAAGCGCAAGGGGGTTCAGGAATGA
- a CDS encoding DHH family phosphoesterase: MTDTAASIAAIIRSEDDILVASHANPDGDAVGSMAAVAHVLRALGKRFRLYNTSGVPQQYGWVDMGGPVARTWAELGDFTPRLALILDCGDAHRVGGDLQAKLPELRSVNIDHHQGNPMFGTVGNWVEPHLAATCQMAGMLARELGVPLSGPLGEAVYLGICTDTGNFCYGSTSGELLELAAEIVRLGLKPGLFHDRLENNWSIGRMRLWGALMQGIELHCGGAVAVSVITDDMFALHGADKDDLEGYASQLRRLAGVRVSLMVRGDGAGRSKISLRSSGTDDVRVVAAAFGGGGHRNAAGAELDMQPHEAARAVLAAIPAQLAPCGKEA, translated from the coding sequence ATGACAGATACCGCAGCCAGCATCGCCGCCATCATACGGTCGGAGGACGACATCCTTGTGGCCAGCCACGCCAACCCGGACGGCGACGCCGTGGGGTCCATGGCGGCGGTTGCGCACGTGCTGCGCGCGTTGGGCAAGCGGTTCCGGCTGTACAACACCAGCGGAGTGCCGCAGCAGTACGGCTGGGTGGACATGGGCGGCCCTGTGGCGCGCACCTGGGCGGAGTTGGGTGATTTCACCCCGCGCCTGGCGCTTATCCTGGACTGCGGCGACGCGCACCGCGTGGGCGGCGACCTGCAAGCCAAACTGCCGGAGCTGCGCAGCGTGAACATCGACCATCACCAGGGCAATCCGATGTTCGGCACGGTGGGCAACTGGGTGGAACCGCATCTGGCGGCCACCTGCCAGATGGCTGGCATGCTGGCGCGCGAGCTTGGCGTGCCGCTTTCCGGCCCGCTGGGCGAGGCGGTGTACCTGGGCATCTGCACGGACACCGGCAACTTCTGCTACGGCAGCACCAGCGGCGAACTGCTGGAACTGGCGGCGGAGATCGTGCGGCTGGGGCTGAAGCCCGGGCTGTTCCACGACCGGCTGGAGAACAACTGGTCCATTGGCCGCATGCGGCTGTGGGGCGCGCTGATGCAGGGAATAGAACTGCACTGCGGCGGCGCCGTGGCGGTATCGGTGATCACCGACGACATGTTCGCCCTGCACGGGGCCGACAAGGACGACCTGGAGGGGTATGCCTCGCAGTTGCGCCGCCTTGCCGGGGTGCGCGTATCGCTGATGGTGCGCGGAGACGGCGCGGGCCGCAGCAAGATCAGCCTGCGCTCCAGCGGCACGGACGACGTGCGCGTGGTGGCGGCGGCCTTTGGCGGCGGCGGGCATCGCAATGCGGCAGGGGCCGAACTGGACATGCAGCCGCACGAGGCCGCGCGGGCCGTACTGGCGGCCATTCCCGCCCAGCTTGCGCCCTGCGGCAAAGAGGCATAA
- the nusA gene encoding transcription termination factor NusA gives MSLELKKAIDQISKDKGLDRDMLIDTLEEAVRTSVARKFGDEMDAEVSYNDETGEIDVYQFKIVVKKVENPNSEISLEDARTHDPSVQLDDEMGFRVKIEDLGRIAAQSAKQVIIQRMRDAEQEIIYEEYKDRRGEIVSGIIQRRDKAGWIINLGRTEALLPKEEQIPREHYKRGDRVQAILIDVRKEGRGPQVIVSRAHRDYMAALFRREVPEVDDGTVQIMGVSRDPGSRAKAAVMSRDRDVDPVGACVGIRGSRIQNIVQEMRGERIDIVVWSPDIATYARNALSPAVISRIVVDEEENLLEVIVPDDQLTNAIGRKGQNVKLAAKLLGWKIDIYTETRYNEANAIGRGLEQIASVAEISIEQFIAAGFQSIERLREADDEELASALGLAPGKIADLRAAINFLAPQVQDDADATAEPDAEPAPEAADGAGEGTEAEAKE, from the coding sequence ATGAGCCTGGAACTCAAGAAGGCCATCGACCAGATCAGCAAGGACAAGGGCCTTGACCGCGACATGCTGATCGACACCCTGGAGGAAGCCGTCCGCACCTCCGTGGCCCGCAAGTTCGGCGACGAGATGGACGCCGAAGTCAGCTACAATGACGAAACCGGCGAAATCGACGTCTATCAGTTCAAGATCGTCGTGAAGAAGGTCGAGAACCCCAACAGCGAAATTTCGCTCGAGGACGCGCGCACCCACGACCCCAGCGTGCAGCTGGACGACGAAATGGGCTTCCGCGTGAAGATCGAGGACCTTGGCCGCATCGCCGCCCAGTCGGCCAAGCAGGTGATCATCCAGCGCATGCGCGACGCAGAGCAGGAGATCATCTACGAGGAATACAAGGACCGCCGGGGCGAAATCGTCAGCGGCATCATCCAGCGCCGCGACAAGGCCGGGTGGATCATCAACCTTGGCCGCACCGAAGCGCTGCTGCCCAAGGAAGAACAGATCCCGCGCGAACACTACAAGCGCGGCGACCGGGTGCAGGCCATCCTCATCGACGTGCGCAAGGAAGGCCGTGGCCCGCAGGTCATCGTGTCCCGCGCGCACCGCGACTACATGGCGGCCCTGTTCCGCCGCGAAGTGCCCGAGGTGGACGACGGCACCGTGCAGATCATGGGCGTCTCGCGCGATCCCGGCAGCCGCGCCAAGGCCGCCGTCATGTCGCGCGACCGCGACGTGGATCCGGTGGGCGCCTGCGTGGGCATTCGCGGTTCGCGCATCCAGAACATCGTGCAGGAAATGCGCGGCGAGCGCATCGACATCGTGGTCTGGAGCCCGGACATCGCCACCTACGCCCGCAACGCCCTGTCGCCGGCGGTCATCTCGCGCATCGTGGTGGACGAGGAAGAGAACCTGCTCGAAGTCATCGTGCCCGACGACCAGCTGACCAACGCCATCGGGCGCAAGGGCCAGAACGTGAAGCTGGCCGCGAAGCTGCTGGGCTGGAAGATAGATATCTACACCGAAACCCGCTACAACGAGGCCAACGCCATCGGACGCGGGCTCGAGCAGATCGCCAGCGTCGCCGAAATCTCCATCGAACAGTTCATCGCGGCAGGGTTCCAGTCCATCGAGCGCCTGCGTGAAGCCGACGACGAGGAACTTGCCTCGGCGCTGGGCCTTGCGCCGGGCAAGATCGCCGACCTGCGCGCGGCCATCAACTTCCTTGCGCCCCAGGTGCAGGACGATGCCGACGCGACTGCCGAACCGGATGCGGAGCCCGCTCCGGAGGCAGCCGATGGCGCGGGCGAAGGAACCGAAGCCGAAGCGAAGGAATAG
- a CDS encoding DUF503 domain-containing protein: MIIGVLTVEFELHGNDSLKGKRRIANSLKTKVRNTFNVSIAEVRNQDSLTRLSLAVVSVSNSERHLQSRLDKCLAMMEAVCPEEMTYSDIEFFAAE; the protein is encoded by the coding sequence ATGATCATCGGCGTGCTCACGGTGGAATTCGAGTTGCACGGCAACGATTCCCTGAAGGGAAAGCGGCGCATCGCCAACAGCCTGAAGACGAAGGTGCGCAATACCTTCAACGTGTCCATCGCAGAGGTGCGCAACCAGGATTCCCTGACCCGGCTGTCGCTGGCCGTGGTTTCGGTAAGCAACAGCGAGCGGCACCTGCAAAGCCGGCTCGACAAGTGCCTGGCCATGATGGAAGCCGTGTGCCCCGAAGAGATGACCTACAGCGATATTGAATTTTTCGCCGCCGAATAG
- the flgF gene encoding flagellar basal-body rod protein FlgF, whose amino-acid sequence MQEGMLSSLFGALTNEHRMNNISNNLANVNTTGYKRDVISFKDTMQLFAHDQIMEPIANVRSKKLFPEPMHVARPRIAVAHTDFEQGSMRYTGNPLDVAISGNAFFKVRTPEGEFYTRNGNFIQTADGQLVTAMGHAVQGDGGDIALPPGEQVQISDDGQIFAGGALVGQLNMVTVNDLTALEKLGGNMYRLRPGSNAGEVPAERAYVAQGYLEASNVEVVSEMVNMIEAQRQFEAYQKVMQTTDSIDREATQKVGKKV is encoded by the coding sequence ATGCAAGAAGGCATGTTGTCGAGCCTGTTCGGCGCGCTCACCAACGAGCACCGCATGAACAACATCTCGAACAATCTCGCTAACGTGAATACCACGGGCTACAAGCGCGACGTCATATCCTTCAAGGATACCATGCAGCTGTTCGCCCATGACCAGATCATGGAGCCCATCGCCAACGTGCGCTCGAAAAAGCTCTTTCCGGAGCCCATGCACGTGGCCCGGCCCCGCATAGCCGTGGCCCACACCGACTTCGAGCAGGGCAGCATGCGTTACACCGGCAACCCGCTGGACGTGGCCATCTCCGGCAACGCCTTTTTCAAGGTGCGCACGCCTGAAGGCGAATTCTACACCCGCAACGGCAACTTCATCCAGACCGCCGACGGCCAGCTGGTGACCGCCATGGGTCACGCGGTGCAGGGCGACGGCGGCGACATTGCCCTGCCCCCCGGCGAGCAGGTGCAGATTTCCGACGACGGACAGATATTCGCGGGCGGCGCCCTGGTGGGCCAGTTGAACATGGTCACCGTGAACGACCTGACCGCCCTGGAAAAGCTGGGCGGCAACATGTACCGGCTGCGGCCCGGCTCCAACGCGGGCGAGGTGCCCGCCGAGCGTGCCTACGTGGCCCAGGGCTACCTGGAGGCGTCCAACGTCGAGGTGGTCTCCGAAATGGTGAACATGATCGAAGCCCAGCGGCAGTTCGAAGCCTACCAGAAGGTGATGCAGACCACGGACTCCATTGACCGGGAGGCTACGCAGAAGGTGGGCAAGAAAGTCTAG
- the rpsO gene encoding 30S ribosomal protein S15 produces MVMDVDQKKSIIDVHAKHEGDTGSPEVQVALLTARIEQLTGHFKTHKKDFHSRTGLLKMVGQRRKLLKYLKAKDVQRYRALIEKLGLRK; encoded by the coding sequence GTGGTCATGGACGTCGATCAGAAGAAGAGCATCATTGATGTGCACGCCAAGCATGAAGGCGACACCGGTTCGCCCGAAGTGCAGGTTGCGCTGCTCACCGCCCGTATCGAACAGCTTACCGGGCACTTCAAGACGCACAAGAAGGACTTTCACTCGCGTACCGGCCTGCTGAAGATGGTCGGTCAGCGTCGCAAGCTCCTCAAGTACCTGAAGGCCAAGGACGTTCAGCGCTACCGTGCGCTGATCGAAAAGCTCGGCCTCAGAAAGTAA
- the infB gene encoding translation initiation factor IF-2, with translation MTDDKTRVKDLSTELGVSTKDLLHTLRDLDIPAKSVMTTLTADEVSRVRERHQGQTAEAGVDRKVVQPGVIVRRRRRDGEEGEAPVRRRADEGEAASGIADAEAPAAKAEAPVPPAADERPARAARAEAPAAPEARPATPAARIIRRHDEPAPVAEAPAEPVQVAPVAPAAPATPAPASADKPADVQAEAAPAVAAQQAEKPAEAKAEKPATPTARIIRPARPDASAMPDATPQPSILPPVAADAAPRGEGVDGDEDDADGNRRRKKKRTPDVPGPQVRVISRPDPSAPAPRPYPQGDRTDRGDRPAYGDRQGYQPRSGGPGGDRPGYGGDRQGYAPRPGGPGGPGGDRPGYAPRPGGPGGDRPGYAPRPGGPGGDRPGYGPRPGGPGGPGGPGGDRPGGYRPGGPGGPRPGGPGGPGYGPRPGGPGGPGGPGMGQPPAGGDEGQSKKKRLKGRRTVDFQPGADRATRGREDDDFPRGGARRGKGRKGRDMKAATATQPLKAAKRKIKVEEAIRVADMAHQMGLKSTEIIKVLFGLGVMATINQSLDIETATLVASEFGYEVEKVGFSEDDYLIPKEEDTPETLQHRPPVVTIMGHVDHGKTSLLDAIRKTNVTMGEAGGITQHIGAYHVTTKKGEIVFLDTPGHEAFTAMRARGAQVTDIVVLVVAADDGVMEQTREAVNHSKAAGVPIMVAVNKMDKEGANPERVQRELAEMGLVSEAWGGDTVFSHVSAKTRQGLDELLELLALQAEILELKANPDKPARGHIVEAKLDKGRGPVATVLIQEGTLRQGDTFVCGVFSGRVRAMFNDQGKKVKEAGPAMPVEVQGFEGVPEAGEEFVCVTDEKLARRIAETRAVKQREKELARESKVTLETFLSRRADDQEALVLNLVVKADVQGSLEAISEALRKLSTEKVRINIIHGGAGAISESDILLASASDAIIIGFNVRPTAKVKDIAEQENVDIRFYDIIYKLVDEVKSAMEGMLAPVQREVYLGQVEVRQTFSVPKVGTIAGCHVADGKITRNAGVRLLRDGVVVYTGKITSLKRFKDDMKEVMKGYECGVGLENFNDIKIGDIIEAFEMVEEAATL, from the coding sequence ATGACCGACGACAAGACCAGGGTGAAGGACCTGTCCACGGAGCTGGGCGTGTCCACCAAAGATCTGCTCCACACGCTGCGCGACCTCGACATCCCGGCCAAGAGCGTGATGACCACGCTTACCGCCGACGAGGTCAGCCGCGTGCGCGAACGCCATCAGGGCCAGACCGCCGAAGCGGGCGTTGACCGCAAGGTGGTGCAGCCCGGCGTCATCGTGCGCCGCCGCCGCCGCGACGGCGAAGAGGGCGAAGCCCCCGTGCGTCGTCGTGCCGATGAGGGCGAAGCCGCATCCGGCATTGCCGACGCCGAAGCGCCCGCCGCCAAGGCCGAAGCGCCCGTGCCGCCCGCAGCTGACGAACGGCCCGCCCGTGCCGCCCGCGCCGAAGCCCCCGCGGCGCCCGAGGCACGCCCTGCCACGCCCGCCGCGCGCATCATCCGCCGCCACGACGAGCCCGCACCGGTCGCGGAAGCACCGGCAGAGCCCGTGCAGGTGGCCCCCGTGGCCCCGGCTGCCCCCGCGACGCCCGCGCCCGCCAGTGCGGACAAGCCCGCCGATGTGCAGGCGGAAGCCGCCCCGGCGGTTGCTGCCCAGCAGGCCGAAAAGCCTGCCGAGGCCAAGGCCGAAAAGCCCGCCACGCCCACCGCGCGCATCATCCGCCCGGCCCGGCCCGACGCTTCGGCCATGCCCGACGCCACCCCCCAGCCCTCCATCCTGCCCCCCGTGGCGGCTGACGCCGCCCCGCGCGGTGAAGGCGTGGACGGCGACGAGGACGACGCCGACGGCAACCGCCGCAGGAAAAAGAAGCGCACGCCCGACGTGCCCGGACCGCAGGTCCGCGTCATTTCCCGTCCCGATCCTTCCGCTCCGGCGCCGCGCCCCTACCCGCAAGGCGACCGCACGGACAGGGGCGACCGCCCCGCCTACGGCGACCGGCAGGGCTACCAGCCCCGCTCCGGCGGCCCCGGCGGCGACCGTCCCGGCTACGGTGGCGACCGGCAGGGCTATGCGCCCCGCCCCGGCGGCCCTGGTGGCCCCGGCGGTGACCGTCCCGGTTACGCGCCCCGCCCCGGCGGTCCTGGCGGCGATCGGCCCGGCTACGCCCCTCGTCCCGGTGGGCCCGGTGGCGACCGTCCCGGTTACGGTCCCCGTCCCGGTGGTCCGGGTGGCCCCGGCGGCCCCGGTGGTGATCGCCCCGGCGGTTATCGTCCGGGTGGTCCCGGCGGTCCCCGTCCCGGTGGACCCGGCGGCCCCGGCTACGGTCCCCGTCCTGGTGGTCCCGGCGGCCCCGGCGGCCCCGGCATGGGCCAGCCCCCGGCGGGCGGCGACGAAGGCCAGAGCAAGAAGAAGCGCCTGAAGGGCCGCCGCACGGTGGACTTCCAGCCCGGTGCAGATCGCGCCACGCGTGGCCGCGAGGACGACGATTTCCCGCGTGGCGGCGCCCGCCGCGGCAAGGGGCGCAAGGGCCGCGACATGAAGGCCGCCACCGCCACCCAGCCGCTGAAGGCAGCCAAGCGCAAGATCAAGGTCGAGGAAGCCATTCGCGTGGCCGACATGGCCCACCAGATGGGCCTGAAGTCCACCGAAATCATCAAGGTGCTGTTCGGCCTCGGCGTCATGGCGACCATCAACCAGTCGCTGGACATCGAAACCGCCACCCTGGTGGCCTCGGAATTCGGCTATGAAGTGGAAAAGGTGGGCTTCTCGGAAGACGACTACCTGATCCCCAAGGAAGAAGACACGCCCGAGACCTTGCAGCACCGGCCGCCCGTGGTCACCATCATGGGCCACGTCGACCACGGCAAGACCTCGCTGCTCGACGCCATCCGCAAGACCAACGTCACCATGGGCGAAGCGGGCGGCATCACCCAGCACATCGGCGCGTACCACGTGACCACCAAGAAGGGTGAGATCGTGTTCCTCGACACGCCCGGCCACGAAGCGTTCACCGCCATGCGTGCCCGAGGCGCGCAGGTGACCGACATCGTCGTGCTCGTGGTGGCCGCCGACGACGGCGTCATGGAGCAGACCCGCGAAGCGGTGAACCACTCCAAGGCCGCCGGCGTGCCCATCATGGTTGCCGTCAACAAGATGGACAAGGAAGGCGCCAACCCGGAACGCGTGCAGCGCGAACTGGCCGAAATGGGCCTGGTGTCCGAAGCCTGGGGCGGCGATACCGTGTTCAGCCACGTGTCGGCCAAGACCCGCCAGGGCCTTGACGAACTGCTGGAACTGCTGGCCCTGCAGGCCGAAATCCTTGAGCTGAAGGCCAACCCCGACAAGCCCGCCCGCGGCCACATCGTGGAGGCCAAGCTGGACAAGGGCCGTGGCCCCGTGGCCACCGTGCTGATCCAGGAAGGCACCCTGCGCCAGGGCGACACCTTCGTGTGCGGCGTGTTCAGTGGCCGCGTGCGCGCCATGTTCAACGACCAGGGCAAGAAGGTGAAGGAAGCTGGCCCCGCCATGCCGGTGGAAGTGCAGGGCTTCGAGGGCGTGCCCGAAGCGGGCGAGGAATTCGTGTGCGTGACGGACGAAAAGCTCGCCCGCCGCATCGCGGAAACCCGCGCCGTGAAGCAGCGCGAAAAGGAACTGGCCCGCGAATCCAAGGTTACCCTGGAAACGTTCCTGTCCCGCCGCGCCGACGACCAGGAAGCCCTGGTGCTCAACCTTGTCGTCAAGGCCGACGTGCAGGGCTCGCTGGAAGCCATCTCCGAGGCGCTGCGCAAGCTCAGCACCGAAAAGGTGCGCATCAACATCATCCACGGCGGTGCCGGGGCCATCTCCGAATCCGACATCCTGCTGGCATCGGCCTCCGACGCCATCATCATCGGCTTCAACGTCCGCCCGACCGCCAAGGTCAAGGACATCGCCGAGCAGGAGAACGTGGACATCCGCTTCTACGACATCATCTACAAGCTTGTGGATGAAGTGAAGAGCGCCATGGAAGGCATGCTCGCCCCGGTGCAGCGCGAAGTGTACCTGGGCCAGGTGGAAGTGCGGCAGACCTTCAGCGTGCCCAAGGTGGGCACCATCGCGGGCTGCCACGTTGCCGACGGCAAGATCACCCGCAACGCAGGGGTACGCCTGCTGCGCGACGGCGTGGTGGTCTACACCGGCAAGATCACGTCCCTCAAGCGCTTCAAGGACGACATGAAGGAAGTCATGAAGGGCTACGAATGCGGCGTGGGCCTTGAAAACTTCAACGACATCAAGATCGGCGACATCATCGAAGCCTTCGAGATGGTCGAAGAAGCCGCCACGCTGTAG
- the flgG gene encoding flagellar basal-body rod protein FlgG, translated as MMRSLWTAATGMVAQQLNIDVISNNLANVNTTSFKKSRAEFEDLMYQNMRIAGAATEGDNRIPTGIQVGMGVRPTTVHKFFTQGDYSNTGNSLDLAIEGDGFFLVQVNGEDAYTRAGAFKLNQDGVVVTANGYTLQPEFTVPAETKNITVTENGHISALDSNGAALAEADIPLYTFINPAGLEARGRNLYVPSEASGEAVEGVPGENQVGTIAQGFLEMSNVEVVDEMVNMIVGQRAYEMNSKAIQTSDTMLQTAVQLKR; from the coding sequence ATGATGCGTTCACTCTGGACGGCGGCCACCGGCATGGTGGCCCAGCAGCTCAACATCGACGTGATCTCCAACAACCTCGCGAACGTGAACACCACGAGCTTCAAGAAAAGCCGCGCGGAGTTCGAGGACCTCATGTACCAGAACATGCGCATCGCCGGTGCCGCCACCGAAGGGGACAACCGCATTCCCACCGGCATCCAGGTGGGCATGGGCGTGCGCCCCACCACGGTGCACAAGTTCTTTACCCAGGGCGACTATTCCAACACCGGCAACTCGCTTGACCTCGCCATTGAAGGCGACGGTTTCTTTCTGGTGCAGGTGAACGGCGAGGACGCCTACACCCGCGCGGGCGCGTTCAAGCTGAACCAGGACGGGGTGGTGGTGACCGCCAACGGTTACACCCTGCAACCGGAATTCACCGTGCCCGCCGAAACCAAGAACATCACGGTGACGGAAAACGGGCACATCTCGGCTCTGGACAGCAACGGCGCGGCGCTGGCCGAGGCCGACATCCCCCTCTACACCTTCATCAACCCGGCGGGCCTCGAAGCGCGGGGCCGCAACCTGTACGTTCCGTCCGAGGCATCGGGCGAGGCGGTGGAAGGCGTGCCCGGTGAAAATCAGGTGGGCACCATTGCCCAGGGCTTTCTGGAAATGTCCAACGTCGAGGTGGTGGACGAAATGGTGAACATGATCGTGGGCCAGCGCGCCTACGAAATGAACTCCAAGGCCATCCAGACGTCGGACACCATGTTGCAGACCGCTGTTCAGCTGAAGCGTTAA
- the truB gene encoding tRNA pseudouridine(55) synthase TruB: MAVLPAQQHGLLVLNKPQGPTSAQCIARVKRLGQKKIGHAGTLDPMARGVLLVLLGHATKISGHLMADGEKVYLGTLRLGTTTDTWDAEGSVTATAPYDHVTPDDIRREVENWLGSTEQEVPPYSAAKHQGQPLYKLSRAGRETPVKTKTVEISRAQVVSCDLPSATFRVTCSSGTYIRSLAHSLGMRLGCGAMLTELTREYSHPFGIDEAHELDAVLAEPERLPERVIPVTRALPHWPKLRIGAAQEAAVRNGTALPYEPEAMAQLPFAEGLKAIMLAPDDTPVALAETRIVNAQPVWTVLRGLWSQ, translated from the coding sequence ATGGCTGTTCTGCCAGCACAGCAGCATGGCCTTCTGGTGCTGAACAAGCCCCAGGGCCCCACCTCGGCCCAGTGCATCGCCAGGGTGAAGCGGCTTGGCCAGAAAAAGATCGGGCACGCGGGCACCCTCGACCCCATGGCGAGGGGGGTGCTCCTTGTGCTGTTGGGGCATGCCACAAAGATTTCCGGCCACCTGATGGCCGACGGCGAAAAGGTGTATCTTGGCACCCTTCGCCTTGGCACCACCACCGACACGTGGGACGCGGAAGGCAGCGTGACGGCCACCGCCCCGTACGACCACGTGACCCCGGACGACATCCGGCGCGAGGTGGAAAACTGGCTGGGCAGCACCGAACAGGAGGTGCCGCCCTACTCCGCCGCCAAGCACCAGGGGCAGCCCCTCTACAAGCTGTCCCGGGCCGGGCGCGAGACGCCGGTAAAGACGAAGACCGTCGAAATTTCGCGAGCACAGGTCGTATCGTGCGACCTGCCGTCCGCGACCTTCCGGGTAACATGCAGTTCCGGCACCTACATACGGTCCCTGGCCCACAGCTTGGGGATGCGTTTAGGGTGCGGCGCCATGCTTACGGAACTGACCCGGGAGTACAGTCACCCGTTCGGTATTGACGAGGCGCACGAGCTAGATGCCGTGCTGGCCGAGCCCGAGCGGTTGCCGGAGCGGGTCATACCCGTCACGCGAGCCCTGCCCCACTGGCCCAAGCTGCGCATCGGCGCGGCGCAGGAGGCGGCGGTACGCAACGGGACGGCCCTGCCTTACGAGCCCGAGGCCATGGCGCAACTGCCATTTGCCGAAGGGCTGAAGGCCATCATGCTCGCTCCGGACGACACGCCCGTGGCCCTGGCCGAAACGCGCATCGTGAACGCGCAGCCGGTCTGGACCGTGCTTCGGGGACTGTGGAGTCAATAA
- the rimP gene encoding ribosome maturation factor RimP, with translation MSTHPLRDAVAAIATPLADALGIALWGIEIIDGGRMVLRVYVDARPGMPAPADTAEAAESATPEGATPEVATPEGVTIDQCARLSRQLGLALDVEDVVRDAYVLEVSSPGLERPFFEIAQAAPYVGRTIELTLAVPHPEWPGRRKFRADIVRVEGDTLTFLPDTAPRPDEDPAPISVAWDDVKKAHLIHVFPDTTRPQPGGKTGQRKKAQPKKPARGGAPHDDTTD, from the coding sequence ATGAGCACGCATCCCCTCCGCGACGCCGTCGCCGCCATTGCCACGCCCCTGGCCGACGCCCTGGGCATTGCCCTGTGGGGCATCGAGATCATCGACGGGGGACGCATGGTGCTGCGCGTGTACGTGGACGCCAGGCCCGGCATGCCCGCCCCCGCCGACACTGCCGAAGCGGCCGAAAGCGCCACGCCCGAAGGCGCCACGCCCGAAGTTGCCACTCCCGAAGGCGTGACAATTGACCAGTGCGCCCGCCTTTCGCGCCAGCTCGGCCTTGCCCTGGACGTGGAAGACGTGGTCCGCGACGCCTACGTGCTCGAAGTGTCCTCGCCGGGGCTGGAACGCCCCTTCTTCGAGATCGCCCAGGCGGCTCCCTACGTGGGCCGCACCATCGAACTCACCCTTGCGGTGCCCCACCCGGAATGGCCGGGCCGCCGCAAGTTCCGGGCGGACATCGTGCGGGTGGAAGGCGACACCCTCACCTTCCTGCCCGACACCGCGCCCCGCCCCGACGAAGACCCCGCCCCCATCAGCGTGGCGTGGGACGACGTGAAAAAGGCGCACCTCATCCACGTTTTTCCCGACACGACCCGGCCCCAGCCCGGCGGCAAGACCGGCCAGCGCAAGAAGGCGCAGCCCAAAAAGCCCGCACGCGGCGGCGCGCCGCACGACGACACCACGGACTAG